A region of Flavobacteriales bacterium DNA encodes the following proteins:
- a CDS encoding phosphoenolpyruvate synthase (catalyzes the formation of phosphoenolpyruvate from pyruvate), whose protein sequence is PTTKMPIMLNIASPDLAFKFSHLPNAGVGLAREEFIINNYINVHPLALLNHKELCDYDLTQKISKFIKGFRNEEDFFIKKLSYGIAKIGAAFNPNNVIVRFSDFKSNEYSNLLGGKHFEPKEENPMIGWRGASRYYSEEYEYAFGMECKAIRRVRDIYGLTNVSVMIPFCRTVNECKKVIEVMKKYGLERGKNGLEIFLMAEVPSNFILAKQFAPYIDGFSIGSNDLTQLVLGLDRDSALVAHLYDERNDAVKEMISQLIKVAKETNKKVGICGQGPSDFPEFSQFLVKKGIDTISITPDAILQTILSIHEIENKGKDDKFKVAS, encoded by the coding sequence ATCCAACAACAAAAATGCCGATAATGCTCAACATTGCATCTCCTGATTTAGCTTTTAAATTTTCTCATCTACCAAATGCAGGTGTTGGACTTGCCCGAGAAGAATTTATAATTAATAACTATATCAATGTACACCCTTTAGCTCTTCTAAATCATAAAGAACTGTGCGATTATGACCTTACGCAAAAGATATCTAAGTTCATAAAAGGATTTCGAAACGAAGAAGATTTTTTTATTAAAAAATTGTCTTACGGAATTGCAAAAATTGGAGCGGCCTTTAACCCCAACAATGTAATTGTCAGGTTCTCTGATTTCAAATCTAACGAATACTCAAACCTTCTTGGAGGAAAACATTTCGAACCCAAAGAAGAAAATCCTATGATTGGCTGGCGTGGTGCATCCAGATATTACTCTGAAGAATATGAATATGCTTTTGGGATGGAATGTAAAGCGATTAGAAGAGTACGAGACATCTATGGCCTAACCAATGTATCAGTAATGATACCTTTCTGCAGAACAGTTAATGAATGTAAGAAAGTTATAGAAGTAATGAAAAAATATGGTTTGGAAAGAGGGAAAAACGGATTGGAAATTTTCCTTATGGCTGAAGTCCCTTCTAATTTTATTCTCGCAAAACAATTCGCCCCGTATATTGATGGTTTCTCTATTGGTTCAAATGACTTGACCCAATTAGTACTTGGCTTAGATCGAGATTCTGCTCTAGTAGCCCATTTATATGACGAACGAAATGATGCCGTTAAAGAAATGATATCTCAACTTATTAAAGTTGCAAAAGAAACAAATAAGAAAGTTGGAATATGCGGCCAAGGTCCTTCAGACTTTCCTGAATTTTCTCAATTTCTAGTAAAAAAAGGAATTGATACTATTTCGATAACTCCAGATGCCATACTGCAAACAATCTTAAGCATTCATGAAATAGAAAATAAAGGGAAAGATGATAAATTCAAAGTAGCTAGTTAA
- a CDS encoding AMP nucleosidase: MKTKKDIVTNWLPRYTGTPLENFGDFILLTNFIGYVNLFSEKYGVEIIGEDKAMQTTTSNNITMVNFGMGSAMAATIMDLLSAIKPKAVLFLGKCGGLKKKTKLGHFIIPMAAIRGEGTSNEYLPKEVPALPSFRIQRTVALAMLDIKTDYWTGVIFTTNRRVWEHDEKFKKRIKETRAIGIDIETATLFTAGFINEIPRGALLLVSDNPMIPSGVHAIESDKSVTSKFEELHINIGIRALEELRDSDSSVKHMRFKHKS; this comes from the coding sequence ATGAAAACAAAAAAAGACATAGTCACAAATTGGCTTCCCAGATACACAGGCACGCCATTAGAAAATTTTGGAGATTTCATATTACTCACAAACTTTATAGGATATGTTAATCTATTTAGCGAAAAATATGGTGTTGAAATTATAGGAGAAGACAAAGCAATGCAGACGACCACAAGTAACAATATAACTATGGTAAACTTTGGTATGGGTAGTGCCATGGCAGCTACCATTATGGATTTACTCTCGGCAATTAAACCTAAAGCAGTGTTGTTTTTAGGTAAATGTGGCGGTCTTAAAAAGAAGACAAAATTAGGCCATTTCATTATTCCTATGGCAGCCATTCGTGGTGAAGGTACAAGTAATGAATACTTACCCAAAGAAGTGCCAGCTCTTCCCTCGTTTCGCATACAAAGAACTGTTGCATTAGCTATGCTGGATATTAAAACGGACTATTGGACCGGCGTTATATTCACAACCAATCGGAGGGTATGGGAGCATGACGAAAAATTCAAAAAAAGAATAAAGGAAACTCGTGCCATTGGAATAGATATAGAAACAGCAACCCTTTTTACAGCTGGTTTTATCAATGAAATACCACGAGGAGCATTATTACTAGTAAGTGACAATCCCATGATCCCTAGTGGCGTACATGCAATTGAAAGTGACAAGTCTGTAACCTCTAAATTTGAAGAACTACATATTAATATAGGAATAAGAGCTTTGGAAGAATTAAGAGATTCAGATAGTAGTGTTAAACATATGAGATTTAAACACAAGTCCTAA
- a CDS encoding GHKL domain-containing protein yields MQKIDREFATYIAFCLAEIANGKLTLTDEIIEKKKDEGLREILLGLKSLNEDLMLRKKEASKIIKLETQKRKLHERIILEEKTRVRQLKMIRDKLVLANKELSDLNHVTSHELQEPIVSIISASDILKQDYYKLFDDTGKMFLNSLNQSAIQLRSQIKAVQDHSRLGGELNFSEVCLLSLIDNVKTDLGGVMNNKWVRFTIGKMPQKIQCMPYELKMLIRNLIHNAIKYNDSDIRLVNLRCKSRDHHFEFSIEDNGIGIEEKYQDQIFNIFRKIDSRDGIGIGLSNCRKIANSHLGEMWVRSKKGSGSKFFFTIKKNLKSCMIETE; encoded by the coding sequence ATGCAAAAAATAGATAGAGAGTTCGCAACATATATTGCATTTTGTTTAGCTGAAATAGCCAATGGAAAGCTGACTCTTACAGATGAAATTATTGAGAAAAAAAAAGATGAGGGGTTAAGGGAGATTTTATTAGGATTAAAGAGTTTGAATGAAGATCTCATGCTAAGGAAAAAGGAAGCGTCAAAAATAATTAAGCTCGAAACCCAAAAGAGAAAGTTACATGAGCGGATTATACTAGAGGAAAAGACAAGAGTTAGGCAATTAAAAATGATTAGAGATAAACTGGTTCTCGCAAACAAAGAATTATCAGATTTAAATCATGTCACGTCCCATGAATTGCAAGAGCCGATAGTCTCTATAATAAGCGCATCTGATATATTAAAACAAGACTATTATAAATTGTTTGATGACACTGGTAAAATGTTTTTAAATTCATTAAATCAATCTGCAATTCAACTAAGGAGTCAAATTAAAGCGGTCCAGGATCACTCTCGTTTGGGGGGAGAGCTGAATTTTTCGGAAGTGTGCTTATTGAGCTTGATCGATAATGTGAAAACGGACTTGGGTGGAGTAATGAATAATAAGTGGGTTCGTTTTACAATTGGCAAAATGCCTCAAAAAATACAATGTATGCCATATGAGTTGAAAATGCTTATTCGGAATTTGATTCACAATGCAATAAAGTATAATGATAGCGATATAAGACTAGTTAACTTAAGATGTAAAAGTCGTGATCATCACTTCGAATTTTCAATAGAGGATAATGGAATTGGGATTGAAGAAAAATACCAAGATCAGATATTTAATATCTTTAGAAAGATTGATAGTAGAGATGGAATTGGAATAGGGCTTTCAAATTGCAGGAAAATTGCTAATAGTCATTTGGGCGAAATGTGGGTTAGATCAAAGAAAGGGTCTGGTTCAAAGTTTTTTTTTACAATTAAAAAAAACCTTAAAAGTTGTATGATTGAGACTGAATAG